The following DNA comes from Phocoena sinus isolate mPhoSin1 chromosome 7, mPhoSin1.pri, whole genome shotgun sequence.
AGAGAATACTTAGGGCCATTTATTGGATACTTGATGGACCAGGCACTGTGATGAATGCTTTACATACCTTCTCCCCAGCAGTTTTTCAAACAAACCCCTGAGGAGGACAGTATTCGCCCTATTAcgggtgaagaaactgaggctgaaaggttaagtaacttgccttaAGGGCACACCCCTtggaagtggcagaactgagattTGAAACTAGACTTCTGTTGTTCCAAAATGCATACACACTGCAGGTGCTCTTAGCTCTGGCTTTGAATACAAATTCGTCCCTTTGCAAGTGGGAATGGCTTCAGCAGTCCTATTTTGCCTTTCAGGATACATACAGTTCTTAAAGCCTGATGTTTATTTTAAGCCTTTTTTGGCacttgttactctttttttttttttttttgcggtacgcgggcctctcacggctgtggcctctcccgttgcggagcacaggctccggacacgcaggctcagcggccatggctcacgggcctagccgctccgcggcgtgtgggatcttcccggaccggggcacgaacccgtgtcccctgcatcggcagttggactctcaaccactgcgccaccagggaagccctacacttgtTACTCTTTTGAACTGGTTCAGGACATTTCACTTTGCAGATTTGGGAAACATAAATTATAAGTAAGGGCTTGTGGATGTAAAACATCATATATGTGCCATAGCCCCAAGATATGAATGTGCATTTTTACCACTGAGAAGCCTCTCTTGCATGTCCTCTTATGCCAGTCTGAGCAGGGCCTGGATCTTAATTTGTGGTCTCCCACTGTGGGTGCCCAGGCACTGCCCCACCCCTCAAAGTCATAGCCGTGACTGCTGTGCCTCTCTCTCTGCCAGGCCTCTCTCAAATGTCTTTTGTctctgagggctgggagggagccTGGTCTGCTAGGGACTCTTACCGTCTACAGCTGTGTTTCTGTCTGGCTTTGACTTTATATTTCCAGGTTCTCTTGACACTTCGATATCCCAGGTGGTAAAGAATGAAGGGAAAGGAGCAAAGAGAAAAACCTCTGAAGAAGAGAAGAATGGCAGTGAAGAGCTTGTGGAAAAGAAAGTTTGTAAAGGTTTTCAGACAGTTTGAAAACAAATGTATTAGACTTCATATTGTAAAACAACCCAGAGCAAAAAAACAAGCTCAGCTTCTGAcgatattggattggccaaaatgttcgttcggttttaagtaaaaataaaagatatttttcattttcaccaagaagttTATTGAATAATGTATTCATTAACTGAAtgacctttttggccaacccaatacttccttttaatgtctgtatttAAGAAGTGGATAGGGTTTCTTATTTGCAAACGGATTTCCAAGTTTActtttgcttcctctctctctttggtCTCCATGTACATCTGTTACCTTTGGTCAGATAGGAAACCTGCATTTGTCCTTCAAGGGTTAAAAACCACAGGTAGTTCTTACTTAGCCTTCGGCAGTGAGTGTTTAGCTTATTGGCCCCCCAGTTCCTTGTCCCCAGCCTGTTGGTTAGCACTTGGAATTCTGTGAATAGCTCAGTAGGCAGGTCCCAAGAGACAGCCTGAGGCTGGAAAAAGCAATTGAAATTTGTAGTCAGCTTTGTAACATGTCACAGTGAGtggggaagaaatgaaaagtatcAGCTAAAGAGAAAAACTGTGGATTTTCACTTATTGCACCGGCCACTTTGTCTTGTGCCATAAGTGATCTCAAGGCAGAGGCTGTAGGCTGCAGTGGAGGTGTGAGAGGACCTGCTCCGCCTCTGCTGTGAAGACGTGGGCTCAGCTTGGCTTGTCACTGCCTTGAGCCTGGAGAGCACTGTGCCTGCCACCAGCCGCTCTTCAGAAAGCACTCATTCTATCACTTCTATGGGTCTAGGTGTCAGAAAAAGCTTAAACCAGCCATTAAAGAGAAATTTCTGCGCCTCCAGTgaactccttttttcctttccttcctcagttAAAGTAAAAGCAGCTGATCTTACCATTTGTTCAAATTCTTCCAGCCTCAagcatggaaatatatatttccagTGTATCCAACAGGGCATTAGGGATAAACTCTACTCGGCTTGCATTCCTCTAAACTAGAAATTTTTTTGTCCTTATTAAATTATTGACAGACTAGATTTACACAGAATTCCTTGCCCCAGTTCAAATCCCACTTCTGTGGGATGACAGCGCATTCCTTGCTCTGGTGCTTTGACTTAATGCCCTCGCAAGAGAAGCCATTCTGTACTAACTTGCTGTCGTCTGCTGTCTCCTTTCCACTGCTCAGCCTTGCAGAGACCGGCCCTGTCCAACAGTGGTCTGAATCTTGTAACAGACTTGCAGCCCGGGAGATGCCTTGAGGGGTATAGCTTATTTGTTTGCAGCATTAGGGCATTGCTGAGTAGAACAGCCATAGTTCCCTCTCATTTGCTCTGGGACTAGGGCTTCTGGAGAGAAGGGCACAGTTTTGTATTggctttttgttctctttttcttaggCTCTTCGGTGATCTTTGGTTTGAAAGGCTATGTAGCTGAGCGGAAGGGCGAGCGGGAGGAGATGCAGGACGCCCATGTCATCCTGAATGACATCACCGAGGAGTGTaggcccccctcctccctcatgTGAGTGTCTGTGCTCCAGCAGCCCGATGGCATAAAAGTCTCTGTTCTGATGGGAACTTTGGGCTGTATCCAGTTTGTGTTTATTAGAAAGACATATTTCTTGAGCTGCTTGGTTCAACATCAGTAGTTCTCAGCTGGGGTTGGTTTTTCCCCCcagggacatttttggttgtcacagtggGGGATGTACTACTGGCATATGGTGAGTGGAGGCCAGGATGTTATCCTATAGTGCACTGGTTAGCCCTACAACAATTGTCCTGCTGAACTTGAGAAACCCTGCTGATTGGGAAATGACTCTCCCTATTTTGGGTCTTGGGGTGTGTGCTTTCCACCAGTACCTGAAGAGGTTCTGACAGATAGTATTCTTATTCTTTGACCCAGGAGATAGAGGTAGAAGCTGCTAATTACAGAGGTGAATGGTGATCCAGGAGAGCTAGTGCATATAGTGAGGGcccagaaagagaacagaaaagcagaaatggCATCAAGAAGATTTCCTGCAGTTGTACAaactaaaatgaaggaaaaggcaTGGAGGAAAAGCCATTGCTCACCAAGAGCAGGAATATGCTTTGGAGTTGTTTTTGAACCCAGGAAAGGGGCTTCTGGAGAGCCCCATGGGGGTAGATATTTTCGGGATAGATTTAATTGAGGAACACTAAGCCATAACTAGCAAATACTGCACTGTAAGATTCTGAGTTATCAAccacatgaaatttattttttcatggctTGTGATGCcccaaattgaaaaggaatttcaaaaatgtttgaaaaaagagCAGCTCTGCAGAATAAATGTCATTTCTCATAGgcatttttgttctttccttcttgaaacagttttttaatgacatttattctatttatgtTTTTTGGCAAAACTTGAAAGGGGAATAGGAATAAGACTAGTAAGATAGGCTTTAAGAATTCTATATTGGTCAGAGTTTGAGCAAGAATCCTGAAATTACCTATTCTctcatagattttttaaaataatttttaaaatatctttattggagtataattgctttacaatattgtgttagtttctgctatacaacaaagtgagtgaatcagctataactCTTACAGATATTTTTGACTGTCTTGGATCAGTAACTGTTTATCTGTGTGTTAGTATTTGAAACTAAATCTgctttaaatagaaaaaagttcTGAATTTTAGTTTAGTGAAAAATCAGGGTTAAtagatcttgatttttaaaaacaagtgtgagtttttaattcttaatttaaaaatgtcacGGAAGTTACTTAAATGTTTGTCTCAGGTAATGCTAATGTTCGCTAAGAGTTAACAGCTTTTATGGAGAGGAGTAGTCTTTGCTGTGAGAATCTCTCTGACTCTCAGTTCATTGTTCCAGTACCCGGGTTTCATATTTTGCTGTTTTCGATGGACATGGAGGAATTCGAGCCTCAAAATTTGCTGCACAGAATTTGCATCAGAACTTAATCAGGAAATTTCCTAAAGGTGAGACTGAGAGCTAAATCGGTTCATGTTCATCTTGGTGTTGGCTGTTTGTGCTGATCAGTGACATGTCACTGGCTTTAGCAGAGTCCTTGGTGACTCTAAAAGAGcagggatgggcttccctggtggcgcagtggttgagagtctgcctgccagtgcaggggacacgggttcgtgccccggtccggggagatcccacatgccgcggagcggctgggcctgtgagccatggccgctgagcctgctcgtccggagcctgtgctacacaacgggagaggccacaacagggagaggcccacgtactgcaaaaaataaaaataaaaaaaaaatgaaacagcagGGCTGAGAGGAGGCGGCTCCGAGGTGAGCAGGTGCAGTGGCAGTGCAGGTGTGCCTAGTATGGAACTTCTCACGTCTCTGAGTGATTGGCCCCTCTCGTGGAATGTCTTTGGGTACAAGTGAGTGTCTTGCCTTTGTATTTGGGAGACTACTAAAACCAAATGCAGATGGTACTTAAAGGTGAGGAAGTACAGGTTGTTCTTGGTCGtaatacagaaacaaaatgaCAGTGGCGGGAGGATAATCTTCCCTCCTtaagagtttgttttcttttgttccttctgtAATAGGAGATGTAATCAGTGTAGAGAAAACCGTGAAAAGATGCCTCTTGGACACTTTCAAGCATACTGATGAAGAATTCCTGAAGCAAGCTTCAAGCCAGTAAGTGTAATAACCACATGAAGACACATGAGTGGAGCACGCGTGTTGTTTTCCTAAACGCATTCCAGGCCTGCTAATGCAGTTTAATGCTAATGCTCACTGTCTGAAAAGTTCCTAGCACCAAGTAATCTCTCACAACTTAACGAAATCTGGAACAGAGAAAAGCACGTATCAAAGAAACCAtccatttaaaaagtataagacactCCCCATTCAACTCTGGAAATTAGTATCAAAGTGCTAGCATGTTGGTGGTGactgtatttctgatgtgtttccCCCCAGGAAGCCTGCCTGGAAAGATGGGTCCACTGCTACCTGTGTTCTGGCTGTAGACAACATTCTTTATATTGCCAACCTCGGAGATAGTCGGGTATGTGACTCTGGAGCCACCTGTTTAGATAACAGCACGTCACATGGGAGAAGAGCTGTAGAAGCACTTGCTGGATAAGATTACGGTGATGATGGCTGGGTTGGAATCTTCTATTGGGGTTGCTGCAGGGGGTTCTGCTGCAGGGTTTAAGTTCTGGATCAGGGAACAGCAGCTAAGCTTGAGGCTGTTTGTTCTCTGAGAAGGCTTATACCCTGTCTGTCAGGTACAGAGCTGTGAGTTGGAATTTAATTGGCCTGCAAGTACCTTAAatattcatcttcatttttctgaCCTCAGGCCATAATCAATGAATAACTCAAAAGCTGTAGCTAGAAAGTGCTAGATGATGTGACATATATCCGTTGAGCCCAGTACACCTGGCTGAGGGAGAAACCCGATGATTTCCCACTGGTGACATCCTGTGTCCCAGTCCCAGTTGTGGGGAATGACTCAGAGCTGGAGGGCGGTGCTCTGCAGGGTCTCTGCAGTCCCTCCCACCTCCGCTGCCAGGAGCGGATGTTCACCTCCATTGCCGCTTGCTTTTCAGCCATTCTCCATGCTTGTTCAGCAGTCACTGGACAAAGTGACCTTCCCCCTCTTACTAGCATCTTCAGATGTGGAAATAGCTGCTCCCACCCCTGTTGCTCTTAGGGTGATCTATAAATATGGAGCGCTAGGAGCTGTAGCATCACAGACGACAGCCCTGCCCTAGTGGAGTTCATATTCTGGTGATGTTTTAGTGGGTCTGTCTAGTGGACTGTCTCTTGTACATAGGTGTTTAGATCAAAggacttaaaaaaacaacatgaGTAAAAttggccaaaaaaagagagactttgGAGTCAGGCCCAAGTTTGAGTCCTGGCCTTGCTCTCTGACTCTAGGCACGATGCTTATCCCCTGGGCCTCAGGCTTCCTCCTCTGTAGAATAAGAGGTTTGTCCGGAAGTTACCACACAGTAAACATGGTGGCGGGAACCCACGGAGAGGTACTTGGTCAGCCCACCAAACTGCCCTCGTCTTTGCCATTGTAAACTCTTGGAATGGTAACGCCTAAAGGGGCCTTGGTACCTGTTAGGTCCTCCCTTTCACATCACAGGTGAGAAGATAATGGCCTAGTGAGGGTGAGCAGTGAGCTGTGGTCATCCAGCAGAGTTTGCACCAGAGTTGAGACCCAAGCCTGGGGCTTCTCTCCCTGAATTTTTTTGTGACACCACTTTGCTGCTTGTACTTTTGATGCTGGATCCACTGACCTCAAGTTTGTCAGCAGGAGGCTGAATCTGAAACTCCATTGTTAGCCTTTCTCTTCAGCTGTCAACTTTAGGTGCTGGGCTCATTAAATTTCACAGCCAGTGTACTCTCCATCTTCCCAGGCAATCCTGTGTCGTTACAATGAGGAGAGTCAAAAACATGCAGCCTTAAGCCTCAGCAAGGAGCATAATCCAACCCAGTATGAAGAACGAATGAGAATACAGAAGGCTGGAGGGAATGTCAGGTAACCGGGGAGTGACGGGAACTCGGGAAGGAGGGTTCACTTATGTAAAAGCAGCCTTGAGACCTCTGAGGGTGGAACGTTCTGTGTCATGCAGTCTTCAGCGTAATGAGACTCTGTATGAGGTCTAACCTGGTGAAGTTGAAGTAGGTGAACGAGTGTTGTAGGATTTCACCTGTGTCCAAGTGGGAGCAAAAAATGTATGCAAGAAACATGCTTCCCTACGTTTGCAAAAGGAGACCTGTCTCAAATTCAAGTTCACCGTTGGCAGCATTGTCTCTGGTCCTGGTAACTCTCATAAAAGCTGTCATTTGTCACAACCCGGTAAGCTACAGTTTTCGGCAAATTCTCCAGAGAGAAAATCTAAAGTGGTTAAGACAGTAAATGTAAGACATTAAGTAGTGTGTGCTGATCACCTCTGGTCTTCCTGGGGAACAACTTATCTAGCCCAGAGGGCCGCTCTTACCTGGCTGCGTCCGTAGCAATTCCAGTTCATCTCTCTTTACACCTTTGAAGAGTGTGTGCCAGCTCTAGTTTATCATCTGCCATCTCTCAGGTAGTTGAAGGAGGGCTTAAGTCTTTTCTGCACTTCAGGAGAATTATACTTTAAGGACATTGCATTATGAATTTGATCAGAGGTGTTTTCTGGTTCATCTTACAGTTTGACCCCATGAGGATTTTGTCTCCTGTTGGAGATAAGGGAGAAGTAATATATCAGTGTAAGAGTGCAGTTATTTGTCCTTGGATGTGTAGTTTCTCTTGTTGTTTATTTGGGGCAGTTTTTATTATTGCTTCAGGCTGTTTCTAGCCAGGGGTGCAGGGAGGTCTCTGGAGAGCAGTTAGAATTCTTAGGGTTGGTTAAAAAAACTGGGTTAGTCAAAGGTGAtttgggtcttggttgtggctGTCTACATGAGCGTCGACGGAACTGTAGGCTGGGTTCAGACCTTGGCCAGTGCTCTGTGCCTGACTTCTCCCCCATGACTGCTGTGGAAGTTAATGCCCGAGAATGTGACCCCAGTGTTAGTGTCAGCATCACCTTTTCTGCCctttattataactttaaaatgctGCTTTTGCCTGAACTCCTTGAAAAGATCTTGACATTGGCAGTCCTATGGCTGAAAGTAAGATTAGCTGCATTGCATTTACTTCCGGTTTCCCAGTCCCTACTTGCTAAGAACAGCGTGGGCTTAGGGTGAGCCCCTCAATTTAGAGAAACGGGGTGGGAG
Coding sequences within:
- the ILKAP gene encoding integrin-linked kinase-associated serine/threonine phosphatase 2C isoform X5 — translated: MHQDRGDLCFLMISHQPASGDSGSLDTSISQVVKNEGKGAKRKTSEEEKNGSEELVEKKVCKGSSVIFGLKGYVAERKGEREEMQDAHVILNDITEECRPPSSLITRVSYFAVFDGHGGIRASKFAAQNLHQNLIRKFPKGDVISVEKTVKRCLLDTFKHTDEEFLKQASSQKPAWKDGSTATCVLAVDNILYIANLGDSRAILCRYNEESQKHAALSLSKEHNPTQYEERMRIQKAGGNVRDGRVLGVLEVSRSIGDGQYKRCGVTSVPDIRRCQLTPNDRFILLACDGLFKVFNPEEAVNFILSCLEDEKIQSREGKPAVDARYEAACNRLANKAVQRGSADNVTVMVVRIGH
- the ILKAP gene encoding integrin-linked kinase-associated serine/threonine phosphatase 2C isoform X4, giving the protein MDLFGDLPEPERSPRPAAGKEAQKGSLLFDDLPPASSTDSGTVFRLSQDRGDLCFLMISHQPASGDSGSLDTSISQVVKNEGKGAKRKTSEEEKNGSEELVEKKVCKGSSVIFGLKGYVAERKGEREEMQDAHVILNDITEECRPPSSLITRVSYFAVFDGHGGIRASKFAAQNLHQNLIRKFPKGDVISVEKTVKRCLLDTFKHTDEEFLKQASSQKPAWKDGSTATCVLAVDNILYIANLGDSRAILCRYNEESQKHAALSLSKEHNPTQYEERMRIQKAGGNVRFILLACDGLFKVFNPEEAVNFILSCLEDEKIQSREGKPAVDARYEAACNRLANKAVQRGSADNVTVMVVRIGH
- the ILKAP gene encoding integrin-linked kinase-associated serine/threonine phosphatase 2C isoform X2, whose amino-acid sequence is MISLRPAVLTQDRGDLCFLMISHQPASGDSGSLDTSISQVVKNEGKGAKRKTSEEEKNGSEELVEKKVCKGSSVIFGLKGYVAERKGEREEMQDAHVILNDITEECRPPSSLITRVSYFAVFDGHGGIRASKFAAQNLHQNLIRKFPKGDVISVEKTVKRCLLDTFKHTDEEFLKQASSQKPAWKDGSTATCVLAVDNILYIANLGDSRAILCRYNEESQKHAALSLSKEHNPTQYEERMRIQKAGGNVRDGRVLGVLEVSRSIGDGQYKRCGVTSVPDIRRCQLTPNDRFILLACDGLFKVFNPEEAVNFILSCLEDEKIQSREGKPAVDARYEAACNRLANKAVQRGSADNVTVMVVRIGH
- the ILKAP gene encoding integrin-linked kinase-associated serine/threonine phosphatase 2C isoform X6 — protein: MISLRPAVLTQDRGDLCFLMISHQPASGDSGSSVIFGLKGYVAERKGEREEMQDAHVILNDITEECRPPSSLITRVSYFAVFDGHGGIRASKFAAQNLHQNLIRKFPKGDVISVEKTVKRCLLDTFKHTDEEFLKQASSQKPAWKDGSTATCVLAVDNILYIANLGDSRAILCRYNEESQKHAALSLSKEHNPTQYEERMRIQKAGGNVRDGRVLGVLEVSRSIGDGQYKRCGVTSVPDIRRCQLTPNDRFILLACDGLFKVFNPEEAVNFILSCLEDEKIQSREGKPAVDARYEAACNRLANKAVQRGSADNVTVMVVRIGH
- the ILKAP gene encoding integrin-linked kinase-associated serine/threonine phosphatase 2C isoform X7 translates to MDLFGDLPEPERSPRPAAGKEAQKGSLLFDDLPPASSTDSGSGGPLLFDDLPPASNGDAGSLDTSISQVVKNEGKGAKRKTSEEEKNGSEELVEKKVCKGSSVIFGLKGYVAERKGEREEMQDAHVILNDITEECRPPSSLITRVSYFAVFDGHGGIRASKFAAQNLHQNLIRKFPKGDVISVEKTVKRCLLDTFKHTDEEFLKQASSQKPAWKDGSTATCVLAVDNILYIANLGDSRAILCRYNEESQKHAALSLSKEHNPTQYEERMRIQKAGGNVRDGRVLGVLEVSRSIGDGQYKRCGVTSVPDIRRCQLTPNDRFILLACDGLFKVFNPEEAVNFILSCLEDEKIQSREGKPAVDARYEAACNRLANKAVQRGSADNVTVMVVRIGH
- the ILKAP gene encoding integrin-linked kinase-associated serine/threonine phosphatase 2C isoform X1, whose product is MDLFGDLPEPERSPRPAAGKEAQKGSLLFDDLPPASSTDSGTVFRLSQDRGDLCFLMISHQPASGDSGSLDTSISQVVKNEGKGAKRKTSEEEKNGSEELVEKKVCKGSSVIFGLKGYVAERKGEREEMQDAHVILNDITEECRPPSSLITRVSYFAVFDGHGGIRASKFAAQNLHQNLIRKFPKGDVISVEKTVKRCLLDTFKHTDEEFLKQASSQKPAWKDGSTATCVLAVDNILYIANLGDSRAILCRYNEESQKHAALSLSKEHNPTQYEERMRIQKAGGNVRDGRVLGVLEVSRSIGDGQYKRCGVTSVPDIRRCQLTPNDRFILLACDGLFKVFNPEEAVNFILSCLEDEKIQSREGKPAVDARYEAACNRLANKAVQRGSADNVTVMVVRIGH